One part of the Actinomyces howellii genome encodes these proteins:
- a CDS encoding DUF6440 family protein gives MFKRKNKTATNDRFETVSRGRVPGTTIQDVVLRDRQTGVCYLLTSWGYGTGLSPLLDAEGKPVVLDDKPATTR, from the coding sequence ATGTTCAAACGTAAGAACAAGACCGCCACCAACGACCGCTTTGAGACCGTCTCCCGGGGCCGCGTGCCCGGCACGACGATCCAGGACGTCGTCCTCAGGGACCGCCAGACCGGGGTGTGCTACCTCCTGACCTCGTGGGGTTACGGCACCGGGCTCAGCCCGCTGCTCGACGCCGAGGGCAAGCCGGTCGTCCTTGACGACAAGCCGGCCACCACGCGGTAG
- a CDS encoding M13 family metallopeptidase: MAHIPGTTGTPGSTGTTSTVGAATEPGAPTVLAGVLETEAADPRVRPQDDLFRHVNGSWLDTAEIPADRPSTGSFHVLRDQAEEACRDLLEELASHGAGPEEEPVGSASKIAALYSSFLDEDRVEALGVRPLEVELDPVLRAPDKESLARVLGARLAIGFTGPLDADVEVDLNDPQAYTSYLGQAGLGLPDESYYREETHAALREAYTAHVARMLDLAGVPERLGGPGALATDAPGAGATARAEAVTEAGTDGSVEPAARVMAVETALAQGHWDRVACRDIEKINNPRTWEALTASAPGFPWEEWRAGMAEAAEQAGTGLRGLLATAIVEQPDYLPHMARVWQDSGLEDLRAWAAWHVVHDRAALLSRALVEENFDFYSRTLQGVEELRPRWKRAVGLVQATMGHALGEVYVERHFPPEHKARMETLVSDLLEAYRQSIASLEWMSPGTRRRALDKLELFTPKIGYPERWRDYSAVRVTPGDVLASVRSAEACELARTLGKLGSPVDRLEWHMTPQTVNAYYNPTMNEIVFPAAILQPPFFDPDADDAVNYAGIGAVIGHEIGHGFDDQGSTFDGTGKVADWWTAEDREAFSARTRALIAQYDLYRPASLVRRAEASGTPVEEVPHVNGALTIGENIGDLGGLGIALKAYRMALARQGVESFAQAPVIDGLSALERFFYSWARIWRGKNRDDYAELLLTIDPHSPGEFRCNGIVRNVDAFYEAFDVDRGDALWLDPEERVSIW, from the coding sequence ATGGCTCACATCCCAGGCACCACCGGCACCCCAGGCAGCACCGGCACCACCAGCACCGTCGGAGCCGCCACGGAGCCCGGCGCCCCGACCGTGCTGGCAGGCGTCCTCGAGACCGAGGCCGCCGACCCGCGCGTGCGGCCGCAGGACGACCTGTTCCGCCACGTCAACGGCTCCTGGCTCGACACCGCCGAGATCCCGGCCGACCGCCCCTCGACCGGCTCCTTCCACGTGCTGCGGGACCAGGCCGAAGAGGCCTGCAGGGACCTGCTCGAGGAGCTGGCCTCCCACGGGGCCGGCCCGGAGGAGGAGCCGGTCGGGAGCGCCTCCAAGATCGCCGCGCTGTACTCCTCCTTCCTCGACGAGGACCGCGTCGAGGCCCTGGGGGTCCGGCCTCTTGAGGTCGAGCTCGACCCGGTCCTGCGGGCCCCGGACAAGGAAAGCCTGGCCAGGGTGCTGGGAGCACGGCTGGCCATCGGCTTCACCGGTCCGCTCGACGCCGACGTCGAGGTCGACCTCAACGACCCTCAGGCCTACACCTCCTACCTCGGGCAGGCCGGGCTCGGCCTGCCCGACGAGTCCTACTACCGGGAGGAGACGCACGCCGCCCTGCGTGAGGCCTACACGGCGCACGTGGCCCGGATGCTCGACCTGGCGGGCGTGCCTGAGCGTCTGGGCGGGCCCGGGGCCCTCGCGACGGACGCGCCGGGTGCCGGCGCCACGGCCCGTGCCGAGGCGGTCACCGAGGCCGGCACGGACGGCTCCGTCGAGCCCGCCGCCCGCGTCATGGCCGTGGAGACCGCCCTGGCGCAGGGCCACTGGGACCGGGTCGCCTGCCGTGACATCGAGAAGATCAACAACCCGCGCACCTGGGAGGCCCTGACAGCCTCCGCCCCCGGCTTCCCGTGGGAGGAGTGGCGGGCGGGCATGGCCGAGGCCGCCGAGCAGGCCGGGACCGGGCTGCGCGGCCTGCTGGCCACCGCGATCGTCGAGCAGCCCGACTACCTGCCCCACATGGCCCGGGTGTGGCAGGACAGCGGTCTTGAGGACCTCAGGGCCTGGGCTGCGTGGCACGTCGTCCACGACCGCGCCGCGCTGCTGTCACGGGCCCTGGTCGAGGAGAACTTCGACTTCTACTCCCGCACGCTCCAGGGCGTCGAGGAGCTGCGCCCGCGGTGGAAGCGTGCGGTGGGCCTGGTCCAGGCCACGATGGGCCACGCCCTGGGCGAGGTCTACGTCGAGCGCCACTTCCCCCCGGAGCACAAGGCGCGCATGGAGACGCTCGTGTCCGACCTCCTCGAGGCCTACCGCCAGTCCATCGCCTCCCTGGAGTGGATGAGCCCCGGGACCCGCCGCCGCGCCCTGGACAAGCTCGAGCTGTTCACGCCCAAGATCGGCTACCCCGAGCGCTGGCGGGACTACTCGGCGGTGCGGGTCACCCCCGGCGACGTCCTGGCCTCCGTGCGCAGCGCCGAGGCCTGCGAGCTGGCCCGGACGCTGGGCAAGCTCGGCAGCCCGGTGGACCGGCTCGAGTGGCACATGACCCCCCAGACGGTCAACGCCTACTACAACCCGACGATGAACGAGATCGTCTTCCCGGCGGCGATCCTCCAGCCGCCCTTCTTCGACCCCGATGCCGACGACGCGGTCAACTACGCTGGCATCGGCGCGGTCATCGGTCACGAGATCGGCCACGGCTTCGACGACCAGGGCTCGACCTTCGACGGCACGGGCAAGGTCGCCGACTGGTGGACCGCCGAGGACCGGGAGGCGTTCTCGGCGCGGACCCGCGCGCTCATCGCCCAGTACGACCTCTACCGGCCCGCCTCCCTCGTGCGCAGGGCCGAGGCCTCCGGCACGCCCGTCGAGGAGGTCCCCCACGTCAACGGCGCCCTGACGATCGGGGAGAACATCGGTGACCTGGGTGGACTGGGCATCGCCCTCAAGGCCTACCGCATGGCCCTGGCCCGCCAGGGCGTCGAGTCCTTCGCCCAGGCCCCGGTCATCGACGGCCTGAGCGCCCTCGAGCGGTTCTTCTACTCCTGGGCCAGGATCTGGAGGGGGAAGAACCGCGACGACTACGCCGAGCTGCTGCTCACCATCGACCCCCACTCCCCCGGGGAGTTCCGCTGCAACGGGATCGTGCGCAACGTCGACGCCTTCTACGAGGCCTTCGACGTCGACCGCGGAGACGCCTTGTGGCTCGACCCCGAGGAGCGGGTCAGCATCTGGTGA
- a CDS encoding glucose PTS transporter subunit EIIB: MSQAQKIVTALGGFENITEIEPCITRLRCELTDPSLVDEAALKAAGAHGVVTVGSVVQVVVGPNADTIAEDIEDLR; the protein is encoded by the coding sequence ATGTCCCAGGCGCAGAAGATCGTCACCGCCCTCGGCGGCTTCGAGAACATCACCGAGATCGAGCCGTGCATCACGCGGCTGCGCTGCGAGCTGACGGACCCGTCGCTGGTCGACGAGGCGGCGCTCAAGGCCGCCGGAGCCCACGGCGTGGTCACCGTGGGCTCGGTCGTCCAGGTGGTCGTGGGTCCCAACGCCGACACCATCGCGGAGGACATCGAGGACCTGCGATGA
- the pepN gene encoding aminopeptidase N translates to MPGQNLTREEAATRAGLLTTTSYDVVLDLSGATDPERATFRSTTTARFTAAPGASTFIDLVAPTVHSVVLNGRPLDPAEVYEDSRIALDALEADNELVVVADCAYMHTGEGLHRFTDPADGLTYLYSQFEVPDSRRVYAVFEQPDLKASFTFTVTVPQGWTVFSNSATPEPTAVTDQDGQPASLFAFAPTEPMSSYVTAVVAGPYEGVTDEYVAPDGRVVPLGVYCRASLREHLDAEEILSMTRKGFAYYEELFGTPYAFTTYDQVFVPEFNAGAMENAGCVTHRDDYVFRSRPVEARVERRAVTILHELAHMWFGDLVTMRWWNDLWLNESFAEYTSTLATAETTRFTEVWTTFQALEKGWAYNQDQLSSTHPVAAEINDLHDVEVNFDGITYAKGASVLAALVGYVGRDNFFAGIARYLAAHAYGNAELSDLLTELEATSGRDLSTWTRLWLQEAGVTTLRTELSTDGDGVITSAAILQEVPEASPASLRPHRVVIGSYSLADGVLVRTGRVELDVDGPRTEVPELVGTRRGDVLVLNDEDLTYAKVRLDPRSLDAGLTHVADFTDSLARSVVMSAAWDMVRDGELAASRYLEAALAALRVETHSSVVMGLLGRVRTCLSLYLPPADRAAAAPGAAQALLELARQADPGSDAQLQLARAVAAHAVTDDQLDAVAAWLEGSDVLEGLEVDQDLRWELLTGLVAAGRAGEEQIAAEEEADRTTTGRERAAQARAAVPTPEAKARAWRALVEDESMPNETQVRVLAGFGSVERSPELLVPYVEAYVEAAEGIWASRTFHMAENLLSGLWSCATVGLPGSAPAAALEAWLAAHPEAPAAFRRIVRENLDDTLRVAGAQACEAAQRDRVSDKTDGFGLRQ, encoded by the coding sequence ATGCCCGGTCAGAACCTGACCCGCGAGGAGGCGGCCACCCGCGCCGGCCTCCTGACCACGACGAGCTACGACGTCGTCCTCGACCTGAGCGGGGCCACCGACCCCGAGCGCGCGACCTTCAGGTCGACGACGACCGCCCGCTTCACCGCGGCACCCGGCGCCTCGACCTTCATCGACCTCGTGGCCCCCACGGTCCACTCGGTGGTCCTCAACGGTCGGCCCCTCGACCCTGCCGAGGTCTACGAGGACTCGCGTATCGCACTGGACGCCCTCGAGGCCGACAACGAGCTCGTCGTCGTCGCCGACTGCGCCTACATGCACACCGGCGAGGGCCTCCACCGCTTCACCGACCCGGCCGACGGCCTGACCTACCTGTACTCCCAGTTCGAGGTCCCCGACTCCCGCCGCGTCTACGCGGTCTTCGAGCAGCCCGACCTCAAGGCCTCCTTCACCTTCACGGTCACCGTCCCGCAGGGCTGGACGGTCTTCTCCAACTCCGCCACCCCCGAGCCGACCGCCGTCACCGACCAGGACGGTCAGCCGGCCTCGCTGTTCGCCTTCGCCCCCACCGAGCCGATGAGCTCCTACGTCACGGCCGTCGTGGCCGGCCCCTACGAGGGGGTCACCGACGAGTACGTCGCCCCTGACGGCCGGGTCGTGCCGCTGGGCGTGTACTGCCGGGCCTCGCTGCGCGAGCACCTGGACGCCGAGGAGATCCTGTCGATGACGAGGAAGGGCTTCGCCTACTACGAGGAGCTCTTCGGCACCCCCTACGCCTTCACCACCTACGACCAGGTCTTCGTGCCCGAGTTCAACGCGGGGGCGATGGAGAACGCAGGCTGCGTGACCCACCGCGACGACTACGTCTTCCGCTCGCGCCCCGTCGAGGCCCGCGTCGAGCGTCGTGCCGTGACGATCCTCCACGAGCTGGCCCACATGTGGTTCGGCGACCTCGTCACGATGCGGTGGTGGAACGACCTGTGGCTCAACGAGTCCTTCGCCGAGTACACCTCGACCCTCGCCACGGCCGAGACGACCCGGTTCACCGAGGTCTGGACCACCTTCCAGGCACTGGAGAAGGGCTGGGCATACAACCAGGACCAGCTGTCCTCGACCCACCCGGTGGCCGCGGAGATCAACGACCTGCACGACGTCGAGGTCAACTTCGACGGGATCACCTACGCCAAGGGCGCCTCGGTGCTCGCCGCGCTCGTGGGGTACGTCGGCCGGGACAACTTCTTCGCTGGGATCGCCCGCTACCTGGCCGCCCACGCCTACGGCAACGCCGAGCTGTCCGACCTGCTCACCGAGCTCGAGGCCACGAGCGGCCGCGACCTGTCGACCTGGACGAGGCTGTGGCTCCAGGAGGCTGGGGTGACCACGCTGCGCACCGAGCTGAGCACCGACGGCGACGGCGTCATCACCTCCGCGGCGATCCTCCAGGAGGTGCCCGAGGCCTCACCTGCCTCCCTGCGCCCGCACCGGGTGGTCATCGGCTCCTACAGCCTGGCCGACGGGGTGCTCGTGCGGACCGGCAGGGTCGAGCTCGACGTCGACGGCCCACGCACCGAGGTGCCCGAGCTTGTCGGGACCCGGCGCGGTGACGTCCTCGTGCTCAACGACGAGGACCTCACCTACGCCAAGGTTCGTCTCGACCCGCGGTCCCTTGACGCCGGCCTCACCCACGTGGCGGACTTCACCGACTCGCTGGCCCGCTCGGTCGTCATGTCCGCCGCCTGGGACATGGTGCGCGACGGCGAGCTCGCCGCCTCCCGCTACCTCGAGGCGGCCCTGGCGGCCCTCAGGGTCGAGACCCACTCCTCGGTGGTCATGGGCCTGCTGGGACGCGTGAGGACCTGCCTGAGCCTCTACCTGCCTCCCGCTGACCGTGCCGCGGCCGCCCCCGGCGCCGCGCAGGCGCTGCTCGAGCTGGCCCGGCAGGCCGACCCCGGCTCGGACGCCCAGCTCCAGCTCGCCCGGGCGGTGGCCGCTCACGCGGTCACCGACGACCAGCTCGACGCCGTGGCCGCCTGGCTCGAGGGCAGCGACGTCCTTGAGGGCCTCGAGGTCGACCAGGACCTGCGCTGGGAGCTGCTCACCGGGCTCGTCGCCGCGGGGCGGGCCGGTGAGGAGCAGATCGCTGCCGAGGAGGAGGCGGACCGCACGACCACCGGCCGCGAGCGCGCCGCCCAGGCCCGGGCCGCGGTGCCCACGCCCGAGGCCAAGGCCCGCGCCTGGCGCGCCCTGGTCGAGGACGAGTCGATGCCCAACGAGACCCAGGTCCGTGTCCTGGCCGGTTTCGGCTCGGTCGAGCGCTCCCCCGAGCTGCTCGTGCCCTACGTCGAGGCCTACGTCGAGGCCGCTGAGGGCATCTGGGCCTCGCGCACCTTCCACATGGCGGAGAACCTCCTGTCCGGCCTGTGGTCCTGCGCCACCGTCGGCCTGCCGGGTTCCGCACCCGCCGCCGCCCTCGAGGCGTGGCTGGCCGCGCACCCCGAGGCGCCGGCCGCCTTCCGCAGGATCGTCAGGGAGAACCTCGACGACACCCTGCGTGTCGCCGGTGCCCAGGCCTGCGAGGCCGCGCAGCGCGACCGGGTCTCGGACAAGACGGACGGGTTCGGTCTCCGGCAGTAG
- a CDS encoding PTS transporter subunit EIIC yields the protein MLPIATLPAAGLLLRLGQADMLGADGLAARMGWVQPVADVFAAAGGAVFSNLPVIFAVGVAVGFARRSDGSTGVAGLFGYLVFQAVLDALAPFWGTGGDGKDTPDTINYGVLGGIIMGLTAATLWQRYHRIKLPDWLAFFGGRRFVPIITSGAAVLIAVAMAAIYPAFNWLINDRLGGWLMEAGTEGGAGAAVAAFVFGTANRLLLPLGLHHLLNSIPWFQLGSCTDAEGQTLHGDLTCFFSGVEGTNAWTGSFMTGFFPIMMFALPGAALAIWRTARPERRKATGALMVSVALTAFLTGITEPLEYAFAYIAFPLYVIHAVLTGLSLALVNLLGIKDGFTFSAGAFDYVLNFGKSAELSGGALAGPILLVVIGLAYGVVYYVLFRFLILTFDFKTPGREDDETDSFSAAQSAAAESTGKKDQEDRAG from the coding sequence ATGCTGCCGATCGCCACACTGCCGGCCGCCGGGCTGCTCCTGCGCCTGGGGCAGGCCGACATGCTGGGTGCCGACGGGCTAGCCGCACGCATGGGCTGGGTCCAGCCCGTGGCCGACGTCTTCGCCGCTGCGGGCGGTGCGGTCTTCAGCAACCTTCCGGTCATCTTCGCCGTCGGCGTCGCCGTGGGATTCGCCCGCAGGTCCGACGGGTCCACCGGGGTCGCGGGGCTGTTCGGCTACCTCGTCTTCCAGGCCGTCCTCGACGCCCTGGCCCCCTTCTGGGGCACCGGGGGCGACGGCAAGGACACCCCCGACACGATCAACTACGGCGTGCTCGGCGGCATCATCATGGGCCTGACCGCCGCCACGCTGTGGCAGCGCTACCACCGCATCAAGCTGCCGGACTGGCTGGCCTTCTTCGGGGGGCGCCGCTTCGTCCCGATCATCACCTCCGGCGCCGCCGTCCTCATCGCCGTGGCCATGGCGGCGATCTACCCGGCCTTCAACTGGCTCATCAACGACCGCCTCGGTGGCTGGCTCATGGAGGCAGGCACCGAGGGGGGCGCGGGCGCCGCCGTGGCCGCCTTCGTCTTCGGTACCGCCAACCGCCTGCTCCTGCCCCTGGGGCTCCACCACCTGCTCAACTCGATCCCGTGGTTCCAGCTCGGATCGTGCACCGACGCCGAGGGACAGACCCTCCACGGGGACCTCACGTGCTTCTTCTCCGGTGTCGAGGGCACGAACGCCTGGACCGGCTCCTTCATGACCGGCTTCTTCCCGATCATGATGTTCGCCCTGCCGGGTGCCGCCCTCGCCATCTGGCGCACCGCCCGGCCCGAGCGGCGCAAGGCCACCGGAGCCCTCATGGTCTCCGTGGCGCTGACCGCCTTCCTCACCGGCATCACCGAGCCCCTCGAGTACGCCTTCGCCTACATCGCCTTCCCCCTGTACGTGATCCACGCCGTCCTGACCGGCCTGTCGCTGGCCCTGGTCAACCTGCTGGGCATCAAGGACGGGTTCACCTTCTCGGCGGGGGCCTTCGACTACGTGCTCAACTTCGGCAAGTCCGCCGAGCTGTCCGGAGGCGCGCTGGCCGGCCCGATCCTGCTCGTGGTCATCGGCCTGGCCTACGGCGTCGTCTACTACGTCCTCTTCCGCTTCCTCATCCTCACCTTCGACTTCAAGACCCCGGGCCGTGAGGACGACGAGACCGACTCCTTCTCGGCCGCCCAGTCCGCGGCGGCGGAGTCGACCGGCAAGAAGGACCAGGAGGACCGTGCCGGCTGA
- a CDS encoding ribose-5-phosphate isomerase, whose protein sequence is MRVHIAADHAGFDLKSALTEHLSAQGHDVVDHGAFVYDPADDYPAMCIEAAEAVVADPGSLGIVLGGSGNGEQIAANKVDGVRAALAWSVETAVLARQHNDANVVSLGGRMLSLEDNLAIVDAFLAEPFSGDERHARRIGQLADYERRVHQGA, encoded by the coding sequence ATGCGCGTTCACATTGCCGCCGACCACGCCGGATTCGACCTCAAGTCGGCCCTCACCGAGCACCTGAGCGCCCAGGGGCACGACGTCGTCGACCACGGCGCCTTCGTGTACGACCCGGCTGACGACTACCCGGCCATGTGCATCGAGGCCGCCGAGGCGGTCGTGGCCGACCCCGGCAGCCTGGGCATCGTGCTCGGAGGCTCGGGCAACGGCGAGCAGATCGCCGCCAACAAGGTCGACGGGGTGCGCGCGGCGCTGGCCTGGTCGGTGGAGACCGCGGTCCTGGCGCGCCAGCACAACGACGCCAACGTCGTGTCGCTGGGCGGGCGGATGCTCAGCCTCGAGGACAACCTCGCGATCGTCGACGCCTTCCTGGCCGAGCCCTTCAGCGGGGACGAGCGCCACGCGCGGCGCATCGGGCAGCTGGCCGACTACGAGCGCCGGGTCCACCAGGGAGCCTGA
- a CDS encoding PTS sugar transporter subunit IIA translates to MTLAVRAPLAGTAVALDSVPDPVFSARLVGPGTALDPERGPQADVLVRAPVTGTLAKALPHAFVVVAEDERTVLVHLGLDTVTLEGRCFTTHAQEGARVEAGDPVVSWRPAEVEAAGLSPVVAVIALDGAEEDLTLPAEGTDLRAGQTLFTWG, encoded by the coding sequence ATGACCCTGGCCGTCCGGGCGCCCCTGGCCGGGACGGCCGTCGCCCTGGACTCGGTGCCCGACCCCGTCTTCTCCGCCAGGCTCGTCGGCCCGGGCACGGCCCTGGACCCCGAGCGTGGCCCGCAGGCCGACGTGCTCGTCCGCGCCCCGGTGACAGGGACGCTGGCCAAGGCCCTCCCGCACGCCTTCGTCGTCGTCGCCGAGGACGAGCGCACCGTCCTGGTCCACCTCGGCCTGGACACCGTCACCCTGGAGGGCCGGTGCTTCACCACGCACGCCCAGGAGGGCGCCCGGGTGGAGGCGGGCGACCCCGTCGTGTCGTGGAGGCCCGCGGAGGTCGAGGCGGCCGGGCTGAGCCCGGTCGTGGCCGTCATCGCCCTGGACGGGGCGGAGGAGGATCTCACCCTGCCCGCCGAGGGAACCGACCTGCGGGCCGGGCAGACCCTGTTCACCTGGGGCTGA